Part of the Saccharicrinis carchari genome is shown below.
TTCGTTTGAACTCTTACCGCCTTTAAAAGGTAATAATATCGACAGGGTATTCAGATCAATCGATATTTTAAAAGAATTTAATCCGCAATTTATCAACATCACATCGCATCGCGAGGAGTATGCCTTTGAAACTAACGGGCAGGGATATGTGGAGAAGAAGGTGATACGTAAGCGTCCGGGTACGGTAGCCGTGGCCGCCGCCATCCAAAATAAATACGGCATAAAGGTGATACCCCATATAATATCGCGGGGCTTTACAAAAACAGAAACAGAATATGCCCTTATCGACCTTAATTTTATGGGCATACACGATATTTTGGTGCTGCGGGGCGACGATACACATAAAGAAAAGTATCCGCCCAGACACGAAGAGTGTAATCAATATGCCATTGAACTGGCTCAGCAGGTAAATAATCTAAACAAAGGCATTTACCTTGATGGTACCAGCAACGAGCCCTTTGAAACTCCATTTGCTTATGGTGTGGCCGGCTATCCCGAAAAACATGAAGAAGCACCCAACATGGACTCCGACTTATTATATCTGAAAGCCAAAGTTGATGCCGGTGCCGAGTACGTAATGACACAAATGTTTTTCGATAACCAAAAGTATTACGACTTTGTAAAACGATGCCGTTCCATTGGAATTGAAGTGCCCATCATTCCGGGTATCAAACCCATTACCACAGCCAACCAGCTTAACGTTTTGCCTAAAATATTCAGCTGTGACATTCCGGAGGATTTTGCTCGCGAACTGCGTAAGTGTAAGGACAATGTTGAGGTGAAAAAAGTAAGTGTGGAGTGGACCATCCAACAAGCGCTGGACCTTAAAAAAAACGGGGTGCCCATTATTCATTTTTATACCATGATGGCCACCGAAAGCGTGAGGCAAGTGGCCGAGGCGGTATATTAAAAAGCAAGTATTATATTTATCATAGTTTAAAGATAAAGAGTAAACACAAGAGAGGCTAGCCCCAGGGTGGCGGCCTCTCTTGTGTTTTTAAGCCGTACATTTAAAACCCCAACTGTACTCCTAGCGAATATAAAGCACCGGGAAGCATTACCGAAACTTAGGTTCTCACCTATAGTATGCTGCCCAAGAATGGCTGGGTTTTGAAGTTAAAGTTCCCAATTATTGTAAACTTATTTTACTAACTTTATCGTATCATTTTAGTTGTATCAATTGGAAAATATCCGGAATAGCGTATCTTGGTTTAAGTACATAGCGGAAACCGCTGTTGCAGAAAAACATGGTACAACTGAAGTTGAATTGGGAGTATTATTGTACAAAAAACAAAGTCCGATATGGTACTAAAGTCCATAAATCCAGCCAACGGCGAACTGATTGGAGAATACACTGAATTTAACGCAGAACAGTTTGGTAATATCGTTGACAGAGTAAACCGCTCGTTTAAAACATGGAGCAAAACGGGTCTGCATCGACGCATCGACCATGTAAAAAATTTGGCCGACTTACTGAGTGTAAACAAGGAAAAGTTGGCCGCCATTATAACCAACGAAATGGGCAAAAATATTGCTGAAGCGCGTGCCGAAATAGACAAGTGCGCTTGGCTTTGCCATTATTATTGCGAAAATATCGATGATTTTCTGAAAGTTAAGCCAATACAAACGGATGCATCTGAATCTTATATTTCATTCAGGCCTTTAGGTGTTATCCTGGCTATCATGCCCTGGAACTTCCCGTTTTGGCAAGTATTTCGCTGTGCCATACC
Proteins encoded:
- a CDS encoding methylenetetrahydrofolate reductase, with amino-acid sequence MTAAELVLKDKETKFSFELLPPLKGNNIDRVFRSIDILKEFNPQFINITSHREEYAFETNGQGYVEKKVIRKRPGTVAVAAAIQNKYGIKVIPHIISRGFTKTETEYALIDLNFMGIHDILVLRGDDTHKEKYPPRHEECNQYAIELAQQVNNLNKGIYLDGTSNEPFETPFAYGVAGYPEKHEEAPNMDSDLLYLKAKVDAGAEYVMTQMFFDNQKYYDFVKRCRSIGIEVPIIPGIKPITTANQLNVLPKIFSCDIPEDFARELRKCKDNVEVKKVSVEWTIQQALDLKKNGVPIIHFYTMMATESVRQVAEAVY